A genomic window from Zingiber officinale chloroplast, complete genome includes:
- the psbT gene encoding photosystem II protein T, which produces MEALVYTFLLVSTLGIIFFAIFFREPPKVPTKKVK; this is translated from the coding sequence ATGGAAGCATTGGTTTATACATTCCTTTTAGTCTCTACTTTAGGGATAATTTTTTTCGCTATCTTTTTTCGAGAACCGCCTAAGGTTCCAACTAAAAAAG
- the psbB gene encoding photosystem II CP47 chlorophyll apoprotein: protein MGLPWYRVHTVVLNDPGRLLSVHIMHTALVAGWAGSMALYELAVFDPSDPALDPMWRQGMFVIPFMTRLGITNSWGGWSISGGTITNPGIWSYEGVAGAHIVFSGLCFLAAIWHWVYWDLEIFCDERTGKPSLDLPKIFGIHLFLSGLACFGFGAFHVTGLYGPGIWVSDPYGLTGKVQPVSPAWGAEGFDPFVPGGIASHHIAAGTLGILAGLFHLSVRPPQRLYKGLRMGNIETVLSSSIAAVFFAAFVVAGTMWYGSATTPIELFGPTRYQWDQGYFQQEIYRRVSAGLDENLSLSEAWSKIPEKLAFYDYIGNNPAKGGLFRAGSMDNGDGIAVGWLGHPVFRDKEGRELFVRRMPTFFETFPVVLVDGDGIVRADVPFRRAESKYSVEQVGVTVEFYGGELNGVSYSDPVTVKKYARRAQLGEIFELDRATLKSDGVFRSSPRGWFTFGHATFALLFFFGHIWHGARTLFRDVFAGIDPDLDVQVEFGAFQKIGDPTTRRQVV from the coding sequence TTGCTGGTTGGGCCGGTTCGATGGCTTTATACGAATTAGCGGTTTTTGATCCCTCTGACCCCGCTCTCGATCCAATGTGGAGACAAGGTATGTTCGTTATACCCTTCATGACTCGTTTAGGAATAACCAATTCGTGGGGTGGTTGGAGTATTTCAGGGGGAACTATAACGAATCCAGGTATTTGGAGTTATGAAGGTGTGGCAGGGGCACATATTGTGTTTTCTGGTTTGTGCTTCTTGGCAGCTATCTGGCATTGGGTGTATTGGGACCTAGAAATATTCTGCGATGAACGTACGGGCAAACCCTCTTTGGATTTGCCTAAGATCTTTGGAATTCATTTATTTCTCTCAGGATTGGCTTGCTTTGGTTTTGGCGCATTTCATGTAACAGGTTTGTATGGTCCTGGAATATGGGTGTCCGATCCTTATGGACTAACCGGAAAAGTACAACCTGTAAGTCCTGCATGGGGCGCGGAAGGCTTTGATCCTTTTGTTCCCGGAGGAATTGCCTCTCATCATATTGCAGCGGGTACATTGGGCATATTAGCGGGTTTATTCCATCTTAGTGTCCGTCCGCCTCAACGTCTATACAAAGGATTGCGTATGGGCAATATTGAAACTGTACTTTCCAGTAGTATCGCTGCTGTTTTTTTTGCAGCTTTCGTTGTTGCTGGAACTATGTGGTATGGTTCAGCAACAACTCCAATCGAATTATTTGGTCCCACTCGTTATCAGTGGGATCAAGGATACTTTCAGCAAGAAATATACCGAAGAGTTAGCGCCGGACTAGACGAAAATCTAAGTTTATCGGAAGCTTGGTCTAAAATTCCCGAAAAATTAGCTTTTTATGATTACATTGGTAATAATCCGGCAAAAGGGGGATTATTCAGAGCAGGGTCAATGGATAACGGGGATGGAATAGCTGTTGGATGGTTAGGGCACCCTGTCTTTAGAGATAAAGAAGGGCGCGAGCTTTTTGTACGTCGTATGCCTACTTTTTTTGAAACATTTCCGGTGGTTTTGGTGGATGGAGACGGAATTGTGAGAGCCGATGTTCCTTTTAGGAGAGCAGAATCAAAGTATAGTGTTGAACAAGTAGGTGTAACTGTTGAGTTCTATGGTGGCGAACTCAATGGAGTCAGTTATAGTGATCCTGTGACTGTTAAAAAATATGCTAGACGTGCCCAATTAGGTGAAATTTTTGAATTAGATCGGGCTACTTTGAAATCTGATGGCGTTTTTCGTAGCAGTCCAAGGGGTTGGTTCACTTTTGGTCATGCTACGTTTGCTTTGCTCTTCTTTTTCGGACACATTTGGCATGGCGCTAGAACCTTGTTCAGAGATGTTTTTGCTGGTATTGATCCAGATTTGGATGTTCAAGTGGAATTTGGAGCATTCCAAAAAATAGGAGATCCAACTACGAGGAGACAAGTAGTCTGA